A window from Pseudomonas sp. Tri1 encodes these proteins:
- a CDS encoding universal stress protein — protein MGQYQRLLLIVEPDLHPCAAMRRACALARASGAELHLCAFVQPPPRTHLWGEKIDQATIQRYLHRYRRWMVEESALLREEGLAVTTHVVWTIHPLLDILRYVEQFQPDLLIKDVTLEPLLKRVFATPLDCHLLRDCPVPVHLVNQAVHGLPRRVVAAVDPSDPEANALNERIVQTAAALARQCDASLHLLYACDLSPAFNGEASLLAGAWDEDFADALRESLHAAFINLAEHCEVPAERRHFVIGLPVPVIHEFLEEFEVDVVVMGTVHRAGLERLIGSTTERALYSVPGSLLAVKG, from the coding sequence ATGGGGCAATACCAGCGCCTGCTCTTGATCGTCGAACCCGATCTGCATCCTTGCGCGGCGATGCGACGGGCCTGTGCCCTGGCCAGGGCCAGTGGCGCCGAGCTGCATTTATGCGCCTTCGTTCAGCCGCCACCGCGCACCCACTTGTGGGGTGAAAAAATCGACCAGGCGACGATCCAGCGCTATTTGCACCGTTACCGTCGCTGGATGGTGGAGGAGTCCGCACTGCTCAGGGAGGAAGGGTTGGCGGTGACGACACACGTGGTGTGGACCATTCATCCGCTGCTGGACATTCTGCGCTACGTCGAACAGTTCCAGCCCGACCTGTTGATCAAGGACGTCACCCTCGAACCTTTGCTCAAGCGCGTTTTCGCCACGCCGCTGGATTGTCATCTGTTGCGCGACTGCCCGGTTCCCGTGCATTTGGTCAACCAGGCGGTGCACGGTTTGCCGCGCCGGGTGGTGGCTGCGGTGGATCCCTCGGATCCCGAGGCCAATGCCTTGAACGAGCGCATCGTCCAGACGGCCGCTGCCTTGGCCCGGCAATGCGATGCTTCGTTGCACCTGCTGTATGCCTGCGACCTGTCGCCGGCCTTCAACGGCGAAGCCTCATTACTGGCCGGGGCCTGGGATGAGGACTTTGCCGACGCCTTGCGCGAATCGTTGCATGCGGCGTTCATCAACCTCGCCGAACATTGTGAGGTGCCGGCCGAGCGCCGGCACTTCGTCATCGGCCTGCCCGTGCCGGTGATTCATGAATTCCTCGAGGAGTTCGAGGTGGACGTGGTGGTGATGGGCACCGTGCACCGTGCCGGTCTAGAGCGTTTGATCGGCAGTACGACGGAGCGGGCCCTGTATTCGGTGCCGGGCAGTCTGCTGGCGGTCAAGGGATGA
- a CDS encoding sigma 54-interacting transcriptional regulator — protein MTNILPPIQEHLPHPDQVQSLVSFLEHEPHPMIVLDPDYNILAANTAYLRQFGSADKSFIGHKCYRISHHYDVPCDQAGEHCPMKKAREMRGPDRVLHIHHTPRGPEHVDVELRPILDEHGDITAYVERLTLVRSASARPSNEGLVGHSPAFNQALSQLQRVAPSMLPVLLLGESGTGKELFARAVHETSDRATGPFVVVDCSGLTETLFESELFGHEKGAFTGATMRKPGLVETAQGGTLFLDEIGDVPLTMQVKLLRLIESGTYRRVGSVETQHANFRLVAATHKPLEKMVESGEFRQDLYYRISVFPIHLPPLRNRVEDIGLLVNSFLQRAGRGKRRLTIDSAALKQLQQFSWPGNIRELRNVLERASLFADDGVIHSVQLPQAAAVPTPSATPVLDSRTLAQVLATFKGTRSELAEHLGVSERTLYRRLKEQGLS, from the coding sequence ATGACCAACATTCTGCCGCCCATCCAAGAACACCTTCCGCATCCGGACCAGGTGCAGTCCCTGGTCTCGTTTCTCGAGCACGAACCACATCCGATGATCGTGCTTGATCCCGATTACAACATCCTGGCAGCGAACACGGCTTACCTGCGTCAGTTCGGCAGTGCCGACAAATCGTTTATCGGCCATAAGTGCTATCGGATCTCCCATCACTACGACGTCCCTTGCGACCAGGCCGGAGAGCATTGTCCGATGAAAAAGGCCAGGGAAATGCGTGGCCCGGATCGGGTCTTGCACATCCACCACACCCCCCGTGGGCCTGAGCACGTTGATGTGGAGCTGCGCCCGATCCTGGATGAGCACGGCGACATCACCGCTTACGTGGAACGTTTGACCCTGGTGCGCAGCGCGTCAGCCAGGCCTAGCAATGAGGGCTTGGTGGGCCATTCACCGGCCTTCAACCAGGCACTGTCGCAACTGCAGCGCGTCGCGCCATCGATGTTGCCGGTGTTGTTGCTGGGCGAGTCCGGCACAGGCAAGGAACTGTTCGCCAGGGCTGTTCATGAAACCAGTGACCGCGCCACCGGACCCTTTGTGGTGGTCGATTGCTCCGGGTTGACCGAAACGTTGTTCGAGAGCGAGCTGTTCGGCCATGAAAAAGGCGCGTTCACCGGCGCCACAATGCGCAAGCCGGGTCTGGTTGAAACGGCCCAGGGCGGTACGTTGTTTCTCGATGAGATCGGTGATGTTCCGCTGACCATGCAGGTGAAACTGCTGCGGTTGATTGAATCTGGAACCTATCGCCGTGTTGGCAGTGTCGAGACCCAGCATGCCAACTTCAGGTTGGTGGCGGCGACTCACAAACCGTTAGAGAAAATGGTGGAAAGTGGTGAGTTCAGGCAGGACCTGTACTACCGCATCAGTGTGTTTCCCATTCACTTACCCCCCTTGCGTAACCGGGTGGAAGACATCGGCTTGCTGGTGAACTCGTTTCTGCAACGTGCCGGTAGAGGCAAACGCCGGCTGACTATCGATTCCGCTGCCTTGAAGCAGCTGCAGCAGTTTTCCTGGCCGGGCAATATCCGTGAGCTGCGTAATGTCCTGGAAAGGGCCAGCCTGTTCGCCGATGACGGCGTGATTCACTCGGTGCAATTGCCCCAGGCCGCTGCGGTGCCTACCCCATCGGCTACGCCAGTGCTCGACAGCAGGACATTGGCGCAGGTGCTGGCAACTTTTAAAGGCACTCGCAGCGAACTGGCTGAACACTTGGGTGTGAGTGAACGCACGTTGTACCGCCGACTGAAAGAACAGGGTTTGTCCTGA
- a CDS encoding DUF4010 domain-containing protein, with product MIETLGFANAAAALGVGLLVGLERERRKGEGDRRDFAGLRTFAVTALLGYVTFRVGGPLLLGFIALSLGAVVTAAYWRNLDKDPGITSEVALFAVLALGALCVSAPALAIAIGVVMAGLLASRQTLHHFARSQLTADELRDGLILLIAVLVVLPLAPDRYLGPYNAINLRTICTLTVMLMAVGALGHVAVRTLGTRYGYPLGAIASGFASATVTIASMGNIAAKQPTHLKVLSAAAVLSNLATLAQMALILSAVEPALLRWMWGPLLCGTLMTLLCGGMLMLSRSRGRADEPIKAGGAFSLKLALTVTLMMTGITVLSSAMLDLFGQTGVVVTAVFSGLADAHASTASIASLAKAGLLPFDGIAVPVLMALSSNSLSKCAVAWFSGGRGFAAYVIPAQVLVTLAMWAGLAAQRFA from the coding sequence ATGATCGAAACCTTGGGCTTTGCCAATGCTGCTGCGGCACTGGGCGTCGGCCTTCTGGTGGGGCTCGAGCGCGAGCGGCGCAAAGGCGAGGGCGACAGGCGTGATTTCGCCGGCCTGCGTACCTTTGCCGTCACCGCTTTGCTGGGTTATGTCACGTTCCGGGTCGGTGGCCCGTTATTGCTTGGGTTCATCGCGCTTTCGCTGGGAGCTGTGGTGACTGCGGCGTATTGGCGAAACCTCGACAAAGACCCCGGTATCACCAGCGAGGTGGCGTTGTTCGCGGTGTTGGCATTGGGCGCGCTCTGCGTGAGCGCGCCGGCGCTGGCGATAGCGATTGGTGTGGTGATGGCCGGGCTGCTCGCCAGCCGCCAGACGTTGCATCACTTTGCCCGCAGCCAATTGACCGCCGACGAGCTGCGCGACGGCCTGATACTGTTGATTGCCGTGCTGGTCGTGCTACCCCTGGCGCCGGATCGTTACCTCGGGCCTTACAATGCAATCAACCTGCGCACCATTTGCACCCTGACGGTCATGCTCATGGCCGTGGGCGCGCTGGGGCATGTCGCGGTGCGCACCCTCGGCACCCGCTACGGCTACCCCCTCGGCGCGATTGCCTCGGGGTTCGCCTCCGCCACGGTGACCATCGCATCCATGGGAAACATCGCCGCGAAACAGCCAACCCATCTCAAGGTGCTGAGTGCTGCCGCGGTGTTATCCAACCTGGCGACCCTGGCTCAAATGGCGCTGATCCTCAGTGCCGTGGAACCCGCCCTGTTGCGTTGGATGTGGGGGCCTTTGCTCTGCGGCACGCTGATGACATTGCTCTGCGGCGGTATGCTGATGCTCTCTCGTTCCAGGGGGCGGGCCGATGAGCCGATCAAGGCGGGTGGGGCGTTCAGCCTGAAATTGGCATTGACGGTGACGCTCATGATGACCGGGATTACCGTCCTGTCGTCGGCGATGCTCGACTTGTTCGGGCAGACCGGGGTGGTCGTGACCGCGGTTTTCAGCGGGCTGGCCGACGCCCATGCCTCGACAGCCTCTATCGCTTCCCTGGCGAAGGCCGGGTTGTTGCCCTTCGACGGCATCGCGGTGCCGGTCTTGATGGCGCTGAGCAGCAACTCCCTGAGTAAATGCGCGGTGGCTTGGTTCAGTGGCGGGCGCGGTTTCGCCGCCTATGTCATTCCCGCTCAGGTGCTGGTGACGCTGGCAATGTGGGCTGGGCTTGCGGCCCAGCGATTCGCTTGA
- a CDS encoding universal stress protein yields the protein MSTQSRLMLVVSPLMEHNPAFDRAAALAKAEGAALHIVAFDYLEGLATAGLVNEQALEEMRLGYIERHRHWLEEQARPLRKLGIEVTTEVTWVERPLQEILIHLKEQPMDALIKTVSPESWFSRLMFTPLDVHLLHECEVPLHFVNKVSHARPRKILAAVDPFHHDGRYEGLNDRILSEANKLALSCDATLEVIYAYDLSSITAAEYGFGNGSMFFSSALARQLYESQGATFDALAERNGIAPEQRRMIMGDPAKVLASYAASHDIDVIVMGRVRYGTLDKLIGSTVEGLLYKMPCSLWVIAPQQIG from the coding sequence ATGTCTACGCAATCACGCTTGATGTTAGTCGTCTCGCCCCTGATGGAACACAACCCGGCCTTCGATCGGGCGGCCGCCCTGGCCAAGGCCGAAGGCGCAGCGCTGCATATAGTGGCTTTCGACTACCTTGAGGGCCTGGCCACGGCCGGCCTGGTCAATGAGCAGGCCTTGGAGGAGATGCGCCTGGGCTACATTGAACGCCATCGGCACTGGCTGGAGGAACAGGCCAGGCCGCTACGCAAACTTGGCATCGAAGTCACCACAGAAGTCACTTGGGTCGAGCGGCCACTGCAGGAAATTCTGATTCACCTCAAGGAGCAGCCAATGGATGCGCTGATCAAGACGGTGTCCCCAGAATCCTGGTTCTCGCGCCTGATGTTCACGCCGCTGGACGTGCATCTGCTGCACGAGTGCGAAGTCCCGCTGCACTTCGTCAACAAAGTCAGCCACGCTCGCCCGCGCAAAATTCTTGCCGCCGTCGACCCCTTCCATCACGACGGACGTTATGAAGGCCTGAACGATCGGATCCTGAGCGAAGCCAACAAATTGGCCCTCAGCTGCGACGCAACGCTGGAAGTCATCTACGCCTATGATCTTTCGTCCATCACCGCTGCCGAATATGGTTTCGGCAATGGCTCGATGTTCTTCTCCTCGGCCCTGGCCCGACAGCTCTACGAATCCCAAGGCGCAACCTTCGATGCGTTGGCCGAACGCAACGGTATCGCCCCGGAACAGCGGCGCATGATCATGGGCGACCCGGCCAAGGTGCTGGCCAGCTACGCCGCCTCCCACGATATCGATGTCATCGTCATGGGCCGCGTGCGCTACGGCACCCTGGACAAACTGATTGGCAGCACCGTGGAGGGCCTGTTGTACAAGATGCCCTGCAGCTTGTGGGTGATTGCCCCCCAACAGATTGGCTGA
- a CDS encoding zinc-dependent alcohol dehydrogenase family protein yields the protein MRAMVLHTPGQPLQLEQRARPTPAAGQMLIKVQACGVCRTDLHLFDGELPQARLPRVPGHEIVGEVIAVGPQVASDWIGQRVGVPWLGWTCGVCEFCRSGRENLCDQALFTGCQLDGGYADYTVADARFCFPLPDTLEAAEAAPLLCAGLIGFRALQMAQNAPHLGLYGFGAAAHLAIQVAVGRGQQVYAFTRPGDDSGQDYARSLGATWAGPSDQAPPHLLDASLIFAPVGALVPLALQATAKGGCVVCAGIHMSDIPAFPYRLLWQERSVRSVANLTRADGVAFFEQIQRTPVHCNVTCYPLEQANQALERLRSGQVNGAIVLIP from the coding sequence ATGCGCGCCATGGTCCTGCACACGCCCGGGCAACCCTTGCAACTGGAACAACGTGCGCGACCGACGCCGGCCGCCGGGCAAATGCTGATCAAGGTGCAAGCCTGCGGTGTGTGCCGCACCGACTTGCATCTGTTTGACGGTGAACTGCCCCAGGCCCGGTTGCCGCGGGTGCCGGGCCACGAGATTGTCGGTGAAGTGATCGCCGTTGGCCCACAGGTGGCCTCGGACTGGATAGGCCAGCGCGTAGGCGTGCCCTGGCTGGGGTGGACGTGCGGTGTATGTGAGTTCTGCCGCTCGGGCCGAGAGAACCTGTGCGACCAGGCGCTGTTCACCGGTTGCCAGTTGGACGGTGGTTATGCCGATTACACCGTCGCCGATGCGCGGTTCTGCTTTCCTCTTCCTGACACGCTGGAGGCCGCCGAAGCGGCGCCCTTGCTGTGTGCCGGGTTGATCGGTTTCCGGGCCTTGCAGATGGCGCAAAACGCCCCTCACCTCGGTCTTTATGGTTTCGGCGCCGCTGCACACCTGGCGATCCAGGTCGCTGTGGGCCGGGGTCAGCAGGTCTATGCCTTCACTCGCCCCGGTGATGACAGCGGCCAGGACTATGCCCGTTCGCTGGGCGCGACCTGGGCCGGGCCATCGGATCAGGCACCTCCACACTTGCTGGACGCCAGCCTGATATTCGCCCCCGTCGGCGCCCTGGTGCCGCTGGCCTTGCAAGCCACCGCCAAAGGCGGCTGCGTGGTGTGTGCCGGCATTCACATGAGCGACATCCCAGCCTTCCCCTATCGCCTGTTATGGCAGGAGCGCAGCGTGCGCTCAGTGGCCAACCTGACTCGCGCGGACGGCGTGGCGTTTTTCGAGCAGATCCAGCGCACGCCCGTGCATTGCAACGTGACCTGCTACCCACTGGAGCAAGCCAACCAAGCCCTGGAGCGCCTGAGGAGCGGCCAGGTCAACGGGGCCATCGTGCTCATCCCTTGA
- a CDS encoding cation-transporting P-type ATPase: protein MKRPEQSAMPTGPLAWHTQSAERVLGLLEVDEHVGLNELEVQARLARTGFNRLPASARRPAWLRFLLQFHNILIYVLLACAAMTALLQHLWDTVVILAVVLANAIIGYAQEGKAEQAMDAIRQMLAPRAAVVRGGERLSVAGEELVPGDIVLLEAGDKVPADLRLLRTNRLQIQEAILTGESAPVEKHTEPVRREAALGDRACMAFSGTLVTCGQASGVVVATATSAEIGRISTLLSGVEALTTPLVQQMHVFARWLTILILSVAALLLIYGHFVRHYPFTEIFMVVVGMSVAAIPEGLPAVLTITLAVGVRAMARRNAIVRRLPAIETLGSVSVICTDKTGTLTRNEMMVASVVISDLTFSVDGVGYQPTGNMNLEDQLIDTSNHPALAELGQAASLCNDAALRQHEQAWKVEGDPMEGALLAFCAKAGIDHEQARRTWVRTDAIPFDAKHRFMATLHHNHERQAAIYVKGAPEQILAMCTQQRGSTGATERLDTAYWHKQANAIASKGHRVLAFAIRPVQPEHTVLELGDVQGTLTLLGLVGMIDPPRAQTRQAVAQCRTAGIAVKMITGDHSGTASAIGYQIGLQNPDRVLTGLDLDTMNDAVLKEALKEVNIFARTSPEHKLRLVTLLQSNGMTVAMTGDGVNDAPALKRADAGIAMGDKGSEAAKEAADLVLADDNFASIVAAVREGRTVYDNIKKVLSWTLPTNAGETMTLIVALLFGFTLPVTAIQILWINLITAITLGIALAFEPTEENSMRRPPRSRHEPLISGALVWHMVLVSILFLCGVYGIFSYALDRGYPVELARTLAVNTLVVMEVFHLFFIRNIYGTSLTWKAVRGTKVVWLTVITVTLSQLAITYAPTLQKVFATQPVPFMDGLLVIGIGVAFFALIEIEKQIRLRLTESKGATPSLG from the coding sequence ATGAAGCGACCGGAGCAATCCGCGATGCCCACCGGTCCGCTGGCTTGGCACACGCAGTCCGCAGAACGGGTGCTGGGCCTATTAGAGGTCGACGAGCATGTCGGGCTGAACGAGCTCGAGGTTCAAGCTCGACTCGCGCGCACGGGCTTCAATCGCCTGCCTGCATCAGCTCGACGCCCCGCGTGGCTGCGGTTCCTGTTGCAGTTCCACAACATTCTTATTTATGTGCTGCTGGCGTGCGCAGCGATGACTGCCCTGTTGCAGCATCTGTGGGACACGGTGGTCATTCTTGCGGTGGTGCTTGCCAATGCAATCATTGGCTACGCCCAGGAAGGCAAGGCAGAACAAGCCATGGACGCCATCCGGCAGATGCTGGCACCGCGCGCAGCGGTGGTTCGTGGCGGCGAACGCTTGAGTGTCGCAGGCGAGGAGCTGGTACCAGGCGATATCGTTTTGCTGGAGGCCGGCGACAAAGTACCGGCTGATCTTCGCCTGCTGCGCACAAACAGGCTGCAGATCCAGGAAGCCATTCTGACCGGTGAATCCGCCCCCGTTGAAAAGCATACCGAACCGGTGCGACGTGAAGCGGCCCTGGGTGACCGTGCCTGCATGGCATTCAGCGGCACCCTGGTCACCTGTGGGCAGGCCTCTGGGGTCGTGGTTGCGACCGCGACATCAGCCGAAATCGGGCGCATCAGCACACTGCTGTCAGGCGTAGAGGCTCTGACGACGCCGCTGGTGCAGCAAATGCACGTTTTCGCGCGCTGGCTGACGATATTGATTCTCTCGGTCGCGGCTCTGTTACTCATCTACGGTCACTTCGTCAGGCATTACCCCTTCACCGAGATCTTCATGGTCGTGGTGGGGATGTCCGTCGCCGCGATACCCGAAGGGTTGCCCGCCGTACTCACGATTACCCTGGCGGTCGGGGTGCGGGCGATGGCCCGTCGCAATGCCATCGTCCGGCGCCTGCCGGCCATCGAAACACTGGGTTCGGTATCCGTCATCTGCACGGACAAAACCGGTACCCTCACCCGCAACGAAATGATGGTGGCGTCGGTTGTCATCAGTGACCTGACCTTCAGCGTCGACGGTGTGGGGTATCAGCCAACCGGAAACATGAACCTGGAGGATCAGTTGATTGATACCTCCAATCACCCGGCACTGGCCGAACTCGGGCAAGCGGCCAGCCTCTGCAACGACGCCGCGCTGAGGCAGCATGAGCAAGCCTGGAAGGTCGAGGGCGATCCGATGGAGGGCGCCTTGCTGGCGTTTTGCGCAAAAGCCGGAATCGACCACGAACAAGCGCGACGCACCTGGGTTCGTACCGATGCCATACCGTTCGACGCGAAACACCGCTTCATGGCAACGCTGCACCACAACCATGAGCGGCAAGCGGCGATTTATGTCAAAGGTGCGCCCGAGCAGATCCTGGCCATGTGCACGCAACAACGCGGCAGCACCGGCGCGACTGAACGGCTCGATACCGCCTACTGGCACAAACAGGCCAATGCCATTGCCAGCAAAGGTCATCGCGTCCTGGCGTTTGCCATCAGGCCAGTACAGCCCGAGCACACCGTATTGGAATTAGGTGACGTGCAAGGGACGCTGACGCTGCTTGGCCTGGTGGGAATGATCGACCCGCCCCGCGCGCAGACAAGGCAGGCCGTTGCACAGTGCCGGACGGCCGGTATTGCCGTGAAAATGATCACCGGGGACCACTCCGGCACCGCCAGCGCCATCGGTTATCAGATTGGCCTGCAAAATCCCGACAGGGTTCTGACCGGCCTCGACCTGGACACCATGAACGACGCCGTACTGAAGGAAGCGTTAAAGGAGGTGAACATCTTCGCCCGTACCAGCCCTGAACATAAGCTCAGGTTGGTGACGTTGCTGCAATCGAACGGCATGACCGTGGCAATGACTGGCGATGGCGTCAACGACGCGCCAGCACTCAAGCGCGCAGACGCCGGTATCGCCATGGGTGACAAAGGCAGTGAGGCCGCAAAAGAGGCCGCGGACCTGGTGCTGGCCGATGACAACTTCGCCTCTATCGTGGCCGCGGTGCGTGAAGGACGGACGGTCTATGACAACATCAAGAAAGTCTTGAGCTGGACATTACCCACCAACGCAGGCGAGACAATGACCCTCATCGTCGCGCTGCTGTTTGGCTTCACGCTGCCTGTGACCGCCATACAGATTTTGTGGATCAACCTGATTACCGCAATAACTCTCGGCATCGCCCTGGCGTTCGAACCGACGGAAGAAAACAGCATGCGCCGACCTCCCCGCTCAAGGCACGAACCTTTGATCAGCGGTGCCTTGGTCTGGCACATGGTGCTGGTTTCCATTCTTTTTCTCTGCGGTGTCTACGGCATTTTTTCGTATGCGCTCGACCGCGGTTATCCAGTGGAGTTGGCCCGTACCCTTGCGGTCAACACGTTGGTCGTGATGGAAGTATTCCACCTGTTTTTCATACGCAATATCTACGGCACCTCCCTGACATGGAAGGCTGTGCGCGGGACAAAGGTCGTGTGGCTGACCGTCATCACCGTCACGCTCTCTCAATTGGCTATCACCTACGCGCCAACCTTGCAAAAGGTGTTTGCCACACAGCCCGTCCCTTTCATGGACGGACTGCTGGTCATCGGGATTGGTGTGGCGTTCTTTGCCCTCATCGAGATTGAAAAACAGATTCGGCTGCGTTTAACCGAATCGAAGGGTGCCACGCCCTCACTGGGATGA
- a CDS encoding MBL fold metallo-hydrolase, protein MTVKLHVEGFFDPETHTVSYLVLDESTGYCALVDSVLDYDPKSGRTTTSSADKLMARVAALNATVQWILETHVHADHLTAAPYLKEKLGGKIGIGSHIAAVQEVFGSLFNIGAEMARDGSQFDHLFVDDEPFMIGALQCRALHTPGHTPACMTYVISDGLETAAFIGDTLFMPDYGTARCDFPGGDARALFQSINKVLSLPANTVLYTCHDYQPGGREVQFASTVAEQRADNVHVRNGISEQAFVAMRTKRDASMDMPTLILPSVQVNMRAGHFPEPESNGTRYLKIPLNML, encoded by the coding sequence ATGACCGTAAAATTGCACGTCGAAGGGTTCTTCGATCCTGAGACCCACACTGTCAGTTATCTTGTGCTGGATGAATCGACCGGTTATTGCGCCCTGGTCGACAGTGTCCTGGATTACGACCCAAAGTCGGGTCGTACCACGACGTCCTCTGCCGACAAGTTGATGGCCCGGGTGGCCGCGTTGAACGCGACGGTCCAATGGATTCTCGAAACCCACGTCCATGCCGACCACCTCACCGCCGCACCGTACTTGAAGGAAAAGCTCGGCGGCAAAATCGGTATCGGCAGCCACATTGCCGCTGTGCAGGAAGTCTTTGGCAGCCTGTTCAATATCGGTGCAGAGATGGCCCGCGATGGCAGCCAGTTCGATCACCTGTTTGTCGACGACGAACCTTTCATGATCGGCGCACTGCAATGCCGCGCGCTGCATACACCGGGCCATACCCCGGCCTGCATGACGTACGTCATCAGCGACGGCCTGGAAACGGCTGCATTCATCGGTGACACCTTGTTCATGCCCGACTACGGTACCGCGCGATGCGATTTCCCGGGTGGGGACGCCCGCGCGTTGTTTCAATCCATCAACAAGGTATTGAGCCTGCCGGCCAACACCGTGCTCTACACCTGCCACGATTACCAGCCCGGTGGCCGCGAGGTGCAGTTTGCCAGCACGGTGGCCGAACAACGCGCCGACAATGTCCACGTGCGTAACGGCATCAGTGAGCAAGCCTTTGTCGCGATGCGCACCAAGCGTGACGCATCGATGGACATGCCGACACTGATTCTGCCCTCGGTGCAAGTCAACATGCGCGCCGGCCACTTTCCCGAGCCCGAATCCAACGGCACGCGCTATCTCAAGATCCCGCTCAACATGCTCTGA
- a CDS encoding universal stress protein: protein MSQTQRLLLLAPDAMIRTPAFDRATELALALDLPLHIVAIDYLDLLSVAGLFAPEQVKQAREGYLETHRHWLWQQAEVARRHGAEVTCEVVWGKDPYQALQQYAKEMPLALIIKDAQPEPAMKRIFFTPLDWRLLRDCPVPVHLVTDVRHPRPRRILAIVDVLRSEDQDLVFNDQIVDAAVKLAEQCNAQVELLHAFDWTAVYTSDMGIGALPLATGLYEALGKAQHEVFESLAERHGVEPQQRHFIEGTPLNSICTFAADHQIDVIVMGTTEHRGLDRRLGTTAELILQRAPCSVLAIKPQE from the coding sequence ATGTCCCAGACTCAACGTTTGTTGTTATTGGCGCCTGACGCCATGATCCGTACGCCAGCCTTCGACCGCGCCACCGAACTGGCCCTGGCCCTGGATTTGCCCCTGCACATCGTTGCGATCGATTACCTGGACTTGCTTTCGGTGGCCGGTCTTTTCGCCCCGGAGCAGGTCAAGCAAGCGCGTGAGGGCTACCTGGAAACCCATCGGCATTGGCTGTGGCAACAGGCCGAGGTGGCGCGTCGACACGGAGCGGAGGTGACCTGCGAAGTGGTTTGGGGCAAGGATCCCTATCAAGCTTTGCAGCAATATGCCAAAGAGATGCCATTGGCGCTGATCATCAAGGACGCCCAGCCGGAACCGGCGATGAAACGGATCTTTTTCACGCCGCTGGACTGGCGCTTGCTGCGTGACTGTCCGGTGCCGGTGCACCTGGTCACGGACGTCCGCCACCCCCGGCCCCGGCGGATCCTGGCGATTGTCGATGTGCTGCGCAGTGAAGACCAGGACCTGGTGTTCAACGACCAGATCGTCGACGCCGCCGTGAAGCTGGCTGAACAGTGCAACGCCCAGGTCGAGTTGCTACACGCTTTCGACTGGACGGCGGTATACACATCGGACATGGGCATCGGCGCGCTGCCCCTGGCCACCGGGCTCTACGAAGCGTTGGGCAAGGCGCAGCACGAGGTATTCGAGTCCCTGGCCGAGCGCCATGGGGTCGAGCCGCAGCAGCGTCATTTCATTGAAGGCACGCCATTGAACAGCATCTGCACGTTCGCCGCTGATCATCAGATCGATGTGATCGTCATGGGCACCACTGAGCATCGTGGCCTGGATCGGCGTCTGGGCACCACCGCCGAACTCATCTTGCAACGGGCACCCTGCAGCGTGTTGGCGATCAAGCCGCAGGAGTAG
- a CDS encoding GNAT family N-acetyltransferase — protein MLTVKDHNERAAALYASISGKHWIQALKDGRHVLIRPLRDEDRQREYDFIKRLSPESRHMRFLAQINEPGTAMLDQLMDIDCKTRMAYIALVHDNGQLIEIGVSRYCATGEHECECAVTVADPWQNLGLGTLLMEHLIDTARKNGYRQMYSIDAASNAPMRDLAHSLGFETRSDPEDTRQVIHRLYL, from the coding sequence ATGCTCACTGTCAAAGACCACAACGAACGTGCCGCTGCCCTGTATGCCAGCATCAGCGGCAAGCACTGGATCCAGGCACTCAAGGACGGCCGCCATGTGTTGATCAGGCCGCTGCGCGATGAAGACCGCCAGCGCGAATATGACTTCATCAAGCGCCTGTCGCCGGAGTCCCGGCACATGCGTTTCCTGGCGCAAATCAATGAGCCAGGCACCGCCATGCTCGACCAGTTGATGGATATCGATTGCAAGACGCGCATGGCCTACATTGCCCTGGTCCATGACAACGGCCAGTTGATCGAGATCGGTGTCAGCCGCTATTGCGCGACCGGCGAGCACGAATGCGAGTGCGCCGTGACCGTCGCCGATCCCTGGCAGAACCTGGGGCTGGGGACATTGTTGATGGAGCATTTGATTGATACCGCGCGGAAAAACGGCTATCGCCAGATGTACTCCATCGACGCCGCCAGCAACGCCCCCATGCGTGACCTGGCCCATAGCCTGGGGTTTGAAACCCGTTCCGACCCCGAGGACACCCGGCAGGTCATCCACCGTCTCTATCTCTAG